In the Pseudoalteromonas undina genome, one interval contains:
- a CDS encoding bifunctional acetate--CoA ligase family protein/GNAT family N-acetyltransferase, with translation MSLKRINQFFNPSSVAVIGASNTATRAGNVVMRNLLQGGFKGPIMPVTPNHTAVHGVLAYPSIEALPKVPDLAVICTNKNTLMKIIEQLGTLGCHSAIIIADGLTTVQKKALKESAAKHKVTLLGSNCLGLLIPHIGLNASFSHTVATPGKLAFVSQSAAVCATILDWAKNKEIGFSYFVSMGDCLDIEFDEILDFLGRDAKTKAILLYIDNIDDIRSFISAARAAAFSKPVIAIKTGRTSAGALAAEIHTGGKQSSDAVYDAMFQRAGMLRVNDLRELFAATQTLAMHPKLLQVEQLTILTNGGGPGVMAVDELIQSSGKLAQLSDETREALNKVIPHSDTAANPVDIFGDSAPVRYKHALEILLNAKEVKNLLIIHTPSALAPSENYAQVIVEALNKLPKMARPYVITNFMGEDAAFAARRICANNAIPTYRTPEGAVGAFMHLVSYRRNQKHLTQTPESNTDDATINKAAAKATIKEFLNDEQHYLSTHQASHILSSYGIDCIQTEVAYTPTEAKEQAIELGFPVALKLISPSIPSKSEVGGVVLNLNDAQEVEQTAFAMLLRIKNTYPDAIIDGFSLQKMAPRAGANELRIAIKTEPNFGPVILLGEAGTGLEYAQAAVALPPLNMNLAKYLIAAAHDKGVLKERVLPEKVDKYRLCSLLTRISQLVVDQPDITSLELNPILASNGQFLVLDATMNLNQYQAQAHRKRLSIRPYPIELVEQVTLKNNTLATLRPIKPEDEQAHQAFDQSLTKEDRYKRFFGELPQFNHDQLAKMTQIDYDREMAFIVTQTQDEQQHTLGVSRVIMDPDNLQAEFAIVVRSDCQGLGLGRILMNAAISHCKRQGVKTVEGITLPENTGMIELARKLGFKISRDFEEGSINMLLTLE, from the coding sequence ATGAGTCTAAAACGTATTAACCAGTTTTTTAACCCAAGCTCTGTCGCTGTTATTGGGGCATCAAACACCGCCACTCGCGCGGGTAATGTGGTAATGCGTAACTTACTGCAAGGTGGCTTTAAAGGGCCTATTATGCCCGTTACCCCAAATCATACAGCGGTACATGGCGTATTGGCTTACCCCAGTATTGAAGCCTTACCTAAAGTGCCTGATTTAGCCGTTATCTGTACCAATAAAAACACCTTAATGAAAATTATTGAGCAGCTAGGTACACTTGGCTGTCATAGTGCCATTATTATTGCGGATGGCTTAACCACAGTTCAAAAAAAGGCACTCAAAGAGAGCGCAGCTAAGCATAAAGTCACCCTGCTTGGCTCAAATTGCTTAGGGTTACTTATTCCGCATATAGGCTTAAATGCAAGCTTTTCTCATACTGTTGCCACGCCAGGTAAACTGGCTTTTGTATCGCAATCTGCAGCAGTTTGCGCAACTATTCTTGATTGGGCAAAAAATAAAGAAATTGGCTTTTCATACTTTGTATCTATGGGGGATTGTTTAGATATTGAGTTTGACGAAATACTCGACTTTTTAGGCCGTGATGCTAAAACCAAAGCCATCTTACTGTACATCGATAATATTGATGATATCCGCAGCTTTATTTCTGCCGCTCGAGCAGCCGCATTTTCTAAACCTGTTATTGCTATTAAAACTGGCAGAACCAGCGCAGGGGCTCTCGCCGCTGAAATACACACCGGCGGAAAACAAAGCTCAGATGCGGTATATGATGCCATGTTTCAACGTGCGGGTATGCTAAGAGTAAACGACTTACGTGAGCTCTTTGCCGCCACCCAAACCTTGGCAATGCATCCTAAGTTACTGCAAGTAGAGCAACTTACCATATTAACCAATGGTGGCGGCCCTGGAGTGATGGCGGTTGATGAACTCATTCAAAGTTCAGGAAAACTTGCTCAGCTCAGTGATGAAACTCGCGAAGCACTTAATAAAGTGATCCCGCATTCAGACACCGCTGCCAATCCGGTCGATATTTTTGGCGATTCTGCGCCAGTGCGTTATAAGCATGCGTTAGAAATATTACTAAATGCTAAAGAAGTTAAAAACTTACTGATCATCCACACTCCATCAGCTTTGGCCCCAAGTGAAAATTACGCTCAGGTTATTGTTGAGGCACTAAATAAATTACCGAAAATGGCACGCCCGTATGTAATTACTAATTTTATGGGAGAAGATGCTGCTTTTGCTGCAAGACGCATCTGCGCTAATAACGCCATCCCTACCTATCGTACCCCAGAAGGGGCGGTAGGCGCCTTTATGCACTTAGTAAGCTACCGTCGTAACCAAAAGCATTTAACTCAAACGCCAGAATCAAATACTGACGATGCCACTATTAATAAAGCAGCAGCGAAAGCGACTATAAAAGAGTTTTTAAATGATGAACAACATTACTTATCAACCCATCAAGCAAGTCATATTTTAAGTAGTTACGGCATTGACTGTATTCAAACTGAAGTTGCCTACACTCCAACCGAAGCCAAAGAGCAAGCAATAGAGCTGGGCTTTCCGGTGGCATTGAAATTGATTAGCCCCAGTATTCCCTCTAAGTCTGAAGTCGGCGGTGTCGTACTAAACCTCAATGATGCGCAAGAGGTAGAGCAAACCGCATTTGCCATGCTGTTAAGAATAAAGAACACCTACCCTGATGCCATAATTGATGGTTTTTCGTTACAAAAAATGGCACCTCGAGCGGGAGCTAACGAGCTGCGTATAGCCATTAAAACAGAGCCTAATTTTGGGCCGGTTATTTTATTAGGTGAAGCCGGTACAGGGCTTGAATATGCACAAGCCGCAGTCGCTTTGCCACCACTGAATATGAACCTAGCTAAATATTTAATTGCCGCCGCCCATGATAAAGGCGTACTTAAAGAGCGTGTTCTGCCAGAAAAAGTAGATAAATATCGCTTGTGTTCACTACTAACTCGAATTTCTCAATTGGTCGTAGATCAACCGGATATCACCTCGTTAGAGCTAAATCCTATTCTAGCTAGTAATGGCCAGTTTTTAGTACTTGATGCCACCATGAATTTGAATCAGTATCAGGCTCAAGCACATCGAAAACGTTTATCTATTCGTCCTTACCCTATTGAGCTGGTTGAACAAGTCACTTTAAAAAATAATACCTTAGCAACGCTCAGACCAATCAAACCTGAAGATGAGCAAGCACATCAAGCGTTTGACCAGTCATTAACCAAAGAAGATAGGTATAAACGCTTTTTTGGTGAGTTACCACAATTTAACCACGATCAACTCGCGAAAATGACGCAAATTGATTACGACCGCGAAATGGCGTTTATTGTTACCCAAACACAAGACGAGCAACAGCACACCCTAGGGGTTTCACGAGTGATTATGGACCCAGATAACTTACAAGCAGAGTTTGCTATTGTAGTACGTTCTGATTGCCAAGGGCTTGGATTAGGGCGTATTTTAATGAATGCAGCAATTTCTCATTGTAAGCGCCAAGGGGTAAAAACCGTTGAGGGGATCACCCTACCTGAAAACACTGGCATGATTGAGCTGGCTCGTAAACTCGGATTTAAAATTAGTCGTGATTTTGAAGAAGGCAGTATCAATATGTTACTCACATTAGAATAA
- a CDS encoding SIMPL domain-containing protein translates to MNKISNVTVVMAAVCLSIGLIALGFIIKGAALDIKGMERTVQVKGLAEREVVADTVIWPLQFNDADNNLEKLVERVEQKNDAVIAFLKLHGFDDEEISTGTQSIIDKQAREYANDNQTFRYVISSNIIVYSNAPDKVKNALSKVSQLAKQNIAIVQDNYQTRIEYIFTGLNDIKPAMVQEATEKAREVANKFAKDSNSLLGKIKTARQGQFSISDRDSNTPQIKNVRVVTSVEYYLSD, encoded by the coding sequence GTGAATAAAATATCGAATGTAACCGTTGTTATGGCAGCAGTTTGTTTAAGCATCGGCTTAATTGCATTGGGCTTTATCATCAAAGGAGCTGCGCTTGATATTAAAGGCATGGAGCGCACTGTTCAGGTAAAAGGCTTAGCAGAGCGTGAAGTGGTCGCTGATACTGTTATTTGGCCGCTGCAGTTTAATGACGCCGATAACAACCTTGAAAAGCTTGTTGAGCGAGTTGAGCAAAAAAACGATGCCGTAATTGCCTTTTTAAAGCTACATGGCTTTGACGATGAGGAAATATCGACAGGCACTCAATCTATTATTGATAAGCAAGCGCGTGAATACGCGAACGACAATCAAACGTTTAGATACGTTATTAGCTCAAATATTATTGTTTACTCTAATGCCCCCGATAAAGTTAAAAACGCACTGAGTAAAGTGAGTCAGTTAGCTAAACAAAATATAGCTATAGTCCAAGATAACTATCAAACTCGTATTGAATATATTTTTACTGGGCTTAACGATATAAAACCTGCCATGGTGCAAGAGGCCACAGAAAAAGCCCGTGAAGTAGCAAATAAATTTGCGAAAGATTCAAACTCCCTTTTAGGTAAAATTAAAACCGCACGCCAAGGGCAGTTTAGTATTAGCGATCGGGATTCAAACACACCGCAAATTAAAAATGTACGCGTGGTTACCAGCGTAGAATATTACTTATCAGATTAG
- a CDS encoding DUF885 domain-containing protein produces MRKLTLIAATVSVALLAGCQQATQQSTPAPAVQVQPVQSEIDKANAFFEDTFNRDVMSSPVYQTYMGIKKDYDKWDDNSEEKALKDLAQTKADLVTLNSIDRAQLDAATQVSYDLKKQDLEASIADFKWRYHNYPVNQMFGTHSMVPAFLINQHQISNVKEANDYIARLNGVPGVFDQLITGLEIRADKNIIAPKFVFPHVIDSSKNIIKGAPFEQGEDSTLLADFKRKVNALEIDQAEKDALISKATDALKTAVKPAYSKLINYIAQLEKRADDRDGAWKFPDGEAFYNNALKRTTTTDLTAKEIHAIGLAEVSRIHDEMRAIKDKVGFEGDLNAFMQFMKTDKQFYLANTEAGKAQYLSEAKGLIDNMKTRLDELFIVKPKADMIVKRVEAFREKAAGKAFYQQPAPDGSRPGIYYANLYDMEAMPTYQMEALAYHEGIPGHHMQIAISQELEGVPKFRKFGGYTAYIEGWGLYSELLPKEMGLYEDPYSDFGRLAMELWRACRLVVDTGIHAMKWTRQEGIDYYVNNTPNATSDGVKMVERHIVMPSQATAYKVGMLKILELREAAKKQLGDKFDIRQFHDVVLKNGPVPLNVLENFVNEWVASKQA; encoded by the coding sequence ATGCGTAAACTTACTCTAATTGCTGCCACGGTAAGCGTGGCACTGCTTGCCGGTTGCCAACAAGCAACACAACAATCAACGCCTGCACCGGCTGTTCAAGTTCAACCTGTACAAAGTGAAATTGATAAAGCGAATGCTTTTTTTGAAGACACTTTTAATCGTGATGTAATGAGCAGCCCAGTTTATCAAACCTACATGGGCATCAAAAAAGATTACGATAAATGGGATGACAACAGCGAAGAAAAAGCGCTTAAAGACTTGGCACAAACTAAAGCCGATTTGGTCACCCTCAACAGCATTGACCGTGCGCAATTAGATGCAGCTACTCAAGTAAGTTATGATTTAAAAAAGCAAGATTTAGAAGCCAGCATTGCTGATTTTAAATGGCGTTACCATAACTACCCAGTAAACCAAATGTTTGGTACGCACTCTATGGTGCCGGCTTTTTTAATTAACCAGCATCAAATTAGCAACGTAAAAGAAGCAAACGATTATATTGCTCGTTTAAATGGGGTACCGGGTGTATTCGATCAACTGATTACCGGCTTAGAAATTCGCGCCGATAAAAACATCATCGCGCCTAAATTTGTATTTCCACACGTGATTGATTCAAGCAAAAACATTATTAAAGGTGCACCGTTTGAACAAGGTGAAGATTCAACTCTTTTGGCTGACTTTAAACGCAAAGTAAATGCCTTAGAAATCGACCAAGCTGAAAAAGATGCACTTATTAGTAAAGCGACTGATGCATTAAAAACAGCAGTTAAACCTGCTTACTCTAAGTTAATTAACTACATTGCACAGCTAGAAAAGCGTGCTGATGACCGTGACGGTGCTTGGAAATTCCCTGATGGCGAAGCGTTTTACAATAACGCGCTTAAACGCACTACCACGACAGACCTTACTGCAAAAGAAATTCATGCCATTGGCCTTGCCGAAGTGTCACGTATTCATGATGAAATGCGTGCCATCAAAGATAAAGTTGGTTTTGAGGGTGACTTAAACGCCTTTATGCAGTTTATGAAAACCGACAAGCAATTTTACCTTGCTAATACTGAAGCGGGTAAAGCGCAATACCTAAGTGAAGCTAAAGGCTTAATTGATAACATGAAAACACGCTTAGATGAGCTGTTTATTGTAAAACCAAAAGCCGACATGATAGTAAAACGTGTTGAAGCTTTCCGTGAAAAAGCCGCAGGTAAAGCGTTTTATCAACAACCTGCGCCAGATGGTTCTCGCCCAGGTATTTACTATGCCAACCTCTATGACATGGAAGCAATGCCAACTTACCAAATGGAAGCTCTCGCTTACCATGAGGGTATTCCGGGTCATCACATGCAAATTGCTATTTCACAAGAGCTGGAAGGCGTGCCTAAGTTCCGTAAGTTTGGTGGTTACACAGCCTACATTGAAGGTTGGGGTTTATACTCAGAGTTACTACCAAAAGAAATGGGCCTTTATGAAGACCCGTATTCAGATTTTGGTCGTTTAGCTATGGAGTTATGGCGTGCCTGTCGTCTAGTGGTTGATACCGGTATTCACGCAATGAAGTGGACTCGCCAAGAAGGTATTGATTACTACGTTAACAACACTCCTAACGCCACTTCTGACGGTGTAAAAATGGTTGAGCGTCATATTGTAATGCCATCACAAGCAACGGCTTACAAAGTGGGTATGCTGAAAATTTTAGAACTACGTGAAGCGGCTAAAAAGCAGCTTGGCGACAAGTTTGATATTCGTCAATTCCACGACGTAGTGCTTAAAAATGGCCCTGTACCATTAAACGTACTAGAAAACTTTGTTAATGAGTGGGTTGCTAGCAAACAAGCTTAA
- the hemW gene encoding radical SAM family heme chaperone HemW produces MNLPPLSLYVHVPWCVQKCPYCDFNSHGQKGDIPEAEYVQHLIDDLKADLHLVQGRKIHSIFIGGGTPSLLTGAAYTRLLNEIDSLIGLSDNCEITLEANPGTVETGRFKDYVKAGINRISIGVQSMQNDKLKALGRIHGADEASYAAQQATEAGLNSFNLDLMHGLPGQSLDDALSDLKQIIALNPPHISWYQLTIEPNTQFASKPPTLPQDETLWDIQEQGQALLAQAGYQQYEISGYAKPGFQCQHNLNYWRFGDYLGIGCGAHGKVTDAKTGVITRTEKVKHPRGYMDIIKPYLYKSWQVEQDDLAFEFFMNRFRLTEPCPIEDYSALTNQPLQSQQAALNKAINTGLLIEKDGHWQVSLKGHRFLNDLLELFV; encoded by the coding sequence GTGAACCTTCCTCCACTGAGTTTATATGTGCACGTGCCTTGGTGCGTGCAAAAATGCCCTTACTGCGACTTTAATAGCCACGGGCAAAAAGGTGACATCCCTGAAGCTGAATATGTACAGCACTTAATTGACGATTTAAAAGCTGATTTACACTTAGTACAAGGGCGGAAAATTCACAGTATTTTTATTGGCGGCGGCACGCCAAGCCTATTAACCGGCGCGGCATATACCCGTTTACTCAATGAAATAGATAGCCTAATTGGTTTAAGCGATAACTGTGAAATAACCCTTGAAGCAAACCCAGGCACAGTCGAAACTGGCCGTTTTAAAGATTATGTAAAAGCAGGGATTAACCGTATCTCAATTGGCGTGCAAAGCATGCAAAATGATAAGTTAAAAGCCTTAGGCCGAATTCATGGTGCCGATGAAGCCAGTTATGCAGCACAACAAGCTACTGAAGCAGGGTTGAATAGCTTTAACCTTGATTTAATGCATGGCTTACCAGGGCAATCTCTCGATGACGCACTAAGTGATTTAAAACAAATTATTGCCCTCAACCCACCACATATTTCTTGGTATCAGCTCACCATTGAGCCTAATACACAATTTGCTTCAAAACCGCCCACGTTGCCGCAAGATGAAACCTTATGGGATATTCAAGAACAAGGCCAAGCATTATTAGCACAAGCCGGCTATCAGCAATACGAAATATCAGGATATGCAAAACCAGGCTTTCAATGCCAACATAACTTGAATTATTGGCGGTTTGGCGATTATCTTGGTATTGGCTGTGGCGCCCATGGTAAGGTTACTGATGCGAAAACAGGGGTGATAACACGCACTGAAAAGGTTAAACACCCACGGGGCTACATGGACATTATTAAGCCCTACTTGTACAAAAGCTGGCAAGTAGAGCAAGATGACTTAGCGTTTGAATTTTTTATGAATCGCTTTCGTTTAACAGAGCCATGCCCGATTGAAGACTACAGTGCGCTAACTAATCAGCCATTACAAAGCCAACAAGCGGCTTTGAATAAAGCTATTAACACAGGTTTATTAATAGAAAAAGACGGCCATTGGCAAGTAAGCCTTAAAGGCCATCGCTTTTTAAATGACCTGCTAGAATTGTTCGTATAA
- a CDS encoding XTP/dITP diphosphatase yields MTNTLVLATGNPGKVNELANMLSSLNINVVPQSDFNVSDVDETGTTFVENAIIKARHAAKITGLPAIADDSGLEVDGLNGAPGVYSARFAGNSASDQDNIDKLLADLGNNPNRSARFWCVLVLMRHADDPTPLICSASWEGEITLSQHGKGGFGYDPIFFVPSESCTSAELTKEQKNALSHRGQALNKLLQELQHKGGL; encoded by the coding sequence ATGACCAACACCTTAGTTCTTGCAACCGGCAACCCCGGAAAAGTGAATGAGCTGGCTAACATGCTCAGCTCACTTAATATTAATGTTGTACCGCAAAGCGACTTTAATGTCAGTGACGTAGACGAAACAGGCACCACGTTTGTAGAAAACGCGATAATTAAAGCGCGTCATGCGGCTAAAATTACCGGACTGCCTGCTATTGCAGATGATTCAGGCTTAGAAGTTGATGGCCTGAATGGCGCGCCAGGTGTTTACTCTGCTCGTTTTGCAGGAAATAGCGCAAGCGATCAAGATAATATCGATAAATTACTGGCTGATTTAGGCAACAACCCTAATCGCAGCGCTCGCTTTTGGTGTGTGTTGGTACTAATGCGTCATGCCGACGACCCTACTCCACTTATTTGCAGTGCTAGCTGGGAGGGCGAAATTACCCTTAGCCAACACGGTAAAGGTGGCTTTGGTTACGATCCTATCTTTTTTGTACCATCAGAAAGTTGTACCAGTGCAGAGCTTACAAAAGAGCAGAAGAATGCACTAAGTCACCGTGGGCAAGCACTTAATAAATTACTACAAGAGTTACAACACAAAGGCGGCCTGTGA
- a CDS encoding DUF4426 domain-containing protein has product MQRLIKFCFIACLALAFNAHSAQEQGAQYKELGPWQVHYIAFPSTFIQPQIAKAYDLERSGYKGIVNISILKNNADKAAQKATLQGTAKNLLGNKQTLNFKEVVEGDSIYYLAQVDYTNEEILRFEIEIQQGNQFQTLKFKQKFYVD; this is encoded by the coding sequence ATGCAACGTTTAATAAAGTTTTGTTTTATTGCTTGTCTCGCTTTAGCATTTAATGCGCACAGCGCTCAAGAACAAGGCGCCCAATACAAAGAACTAGGCCCTTGGCAAGTTCATTACATAGCCTTTCCATCAACGTTTATTCAACCGCAAATAGCTAAAGCCTATGACCTTGAGCGTAGTGGCTATAAAGGCATTGTTAATATTTCAATATTAAAAAATAATGCAGATAAAGCCGCTCAAAAAGCGACATTACAAGGTACCGCTAAAAACTTATTAGGTAACAAGCAAACCCTTAACTTTAAAGAAGTCGTTGAAGGCGATTCAATTTATTACCTAGCACAAGTAGATTACACCAACGAAGAGATTTTACGTTTTGAAATTGAAATCCAACAAGGTAATCAGTTTCAAACATTAAAGTTTAAGCAAAAATTTTACGTAGATTAA
- a CDS encoding YggT family protein, with the protein MNAMQFLISTLFDLFLMVVLLRFWLQWAKADFYNPMSQFVVKATSFAVNPLRKIIPGLGGLDLASLLLAFIVAAAKISTLMWLIYSSWAIQPVLIQALITVLKEGLNLVFWVLIIRAILSWVSQGYNPIEAVFHQLTEPMLKPIRKILPPLGGLDLSVLVLIIGIQFLQMLLMDLLA; encoded by the coding sequence ATGAATGCCATGCAATTTTTAATTAGCACCTTGTTTGATCTGTTTTTAATGGTGGTACTACTGCGTTTTTGGCTACAGTGGGCAAAAGCCGACTTTTACAACCCGATGAGCCAATTTGTGGTCAAAGCCACTTCGTTTGCAGTTAACCCGCTGCGAAAAATCATTCCAGGGCTAGGCGGGCTTGATTTAGCCTCTTTGTTGCTGGCATTTATAGTGGCTGCGGCAAAAATAAGTACATTAATGTGGCTTATTTATAGCTCTTGGGCTATTCAACCTGTGCTTATACAGGCACTAATAACTGTTTTAAAAGAAGGTTTAAATTTAGTCTTTTGGGTGTTAATCATCCGCGCTATTTTAAGCTGGGTAAGCCAAGGCTATAACCCAATTGAAGCGGTATTCCATCAGCTTACTGAGCCAATGCTAAAGCCAATCCGTAAAATCTTACCGCCACTAGGAGGCTTAGACTTATCGGTATTGGTACTGATCATCGGCATTCAGTTTTTACAAATGCTGCTAATGGACCTTTTAGCTTAA
- the proC gene encoding pyrroline-5-carboxylate reductase, giving the protein MSDKKIAFIGTGNMSYAIIGGMVKNGFNANNIIATNRNQEKLAKVASDFKVQTTSDNNEAMRDADVIVLSVKPQMMGDLCQSFQDSGIDFSDKLFISVAAGLTVKRLREMLGQDVKMVRCMPNTPSLLGRGVSGLYGAGETQSEHEFVQQVFECTGIVVWVEQESQINDVIAVTGSSPAYFFLFMEAIEEKAKALGFNDEDARRLVQQTALGAAEMALSQPDISISQLRANVTSKGGTTHAAVEHLKAQGLTQTVGDAMDACIARAVQMEQEL; this is encoded by the coding sequence ATGTCAGATAAAAAAATCGCATTTATAGGCACAGGTAATATGAGCTACGCCATCATTGGTGGCATGGTAAAAAACGGCTTTAACGCAAACAATATTATTGCAACTAACCGCAACCAAGAAAAACTAGCCAAGGTAGCATCCGACTTTAAGGTGCAAACCACCAGTGACAATAACGAAGCTATGCGCGATGCAGATGTCATTGTTCTGTCTGTTAAACCACAAATGATGGGCGACTTGTGCCAATCATTTCAAGATTCAGGCATCGACTTTAGTGATAAATTATTTATCTCAGTCGCTGCAGGCTTAACCGTTAAACGCTTACGTGAAATGCTTGGCCAAGATGTGAAAATGGTGCGTTGTATGCCAAATACACCGTCGTTACTTGGCCGTGGTGTATCGGGCTTGTATGGCGCTGGCGAAACGCAAAGCGAACATGAATTTGTACAACAAGTTTTTGAATGTACAGGTATAGTTGTGTGGGTAGAGCAAGAATCGCAAATTAACGATGTCATTGCTGTGACAGGCTCATCGCCAGCTTACTTTTTCTTATTTATGGAAGCGATTGAAGAAAAAGCGAAAGCACTTGGCTTTAATGATGAAGACGCGCGTCGCTTAGTACAGCAAACAGCGCTAGGCGCAGCTGAAATGGCACTTAGCCAACCAGATATTAGCATTTCGCAACTGCGCGCCAATGTAACCTCAAAAGGCGGTACCACGCATGCAGCTGTTGAGCATTTAAAAGCGCAAGGTTTAACCCAAACTGTGGGTGATGCAATGGATGCGTGTATTGCGCGTGCAGTGCAAATGGAACAAGAACTTTAA
- a CDS encoding YggS family pyridoxal phosphate-dependent enzyme, whose amino-acid sequence MTPQLTDKYMVTIAERLTSAYARIAEAAQNAQRNSNDITLLAVSKTKPVSDIMAAYEQGQRQFGESYVQEAVDKIAQLATFSDIVWHFIGPIQSNKSALVANHFDWVQSVDRLKIAKRLNAQRPQEMPALNILIQVNISAEDAKSGCAAEEIDQLAQFISQCSQLKLRGLMAIPAKSDDANTQIQYFEQLQTCFDKLQTQYPHIDTLSMGMSNDVEAAITAGSTMVRIGTDIFGTRT is encoded by the coding sequence ATGACTCCACAACTAACTGATAAATATATGGTTACAATAGCAGAACGACTCACATCCGCCTACGCTAGAATTGCAGAGGCAGCGCAAAATGCACAGCGCAATAGTAACGACATTACGTTACTTGCAGTATCCAAAACCAAACCCGTCTCTGATATTATGGCAGCATATGAGCAAGGGCAACGCCAATTTGGTGAATCTTATGTTCAAGAAGCTGTAGATAAAATAGCGCAACTAGCCACATTTAGCGATATTGTTTGGCATTTCATTGGCCCTATACAGTCAAATAAAAGCGCTTTGGTGGCCAACCACTTTGACTGGGTACAAAGCGTCGACAGACTAAAAATAGCAAAACGCTTAAACGCTCAGCGCCCACAGGAAATGCCCGCTCTTAATATACTGATACAAGTTAATATTAGCGCAGAAGACGCGAAATCCGGCTGTGCCGCAGAGGAAATAGACCAACTAGCACAATTTATAAGTCAGTGTTCACAGTTAAAATTACGCGGACTAATGGCTATTCCTGCAAAAAGTGACGATGCTAACACGCAAATTCAATATTTTGAGCAATTACAAACTTGCTTTGATAAACTACAGACCCAATATCCTCATATAGATACGTTGTCGATGGGGATGAGTAACGATGTAGAGGCTGCCATAACGGCAGGTTCAACCATGGTGAGGATCGGCACAGATATTTTTGGAACACGAACTTAA
- a CDS encoding type IV pilus twitching motility protein PilT, which translates to MDITELLAFSVQHKASDLHLSSGVSPMIRVDGDVRRINIPALGDKEVSSLVYDIMNDNQRKDYEQNLEVDFSFEVPNLARFRVNAFNSNRGPAAVFRTIPSDVLTLEDLGAPEIFKQISDNPRGLVLVTGPTGSGKSTTLAAMVDYINQNKHHHVLTIEDPIEFVHDNKLSLINQREVHRDTHSFSNALRSALREDPDVILVGELRDLETIRLAMTAAETGHLVFGTLHTTSAPKTIDRIIDVFPGEEKDMIRSMLSESLRAVISQTLIKKVGGGRVAAHEIMLATPAIRNLIREDKIAQMYSSIQTGASQGMQTMDQCLTNLVNRGIITHSAAYTKAQDKTQFSA; encoded by the coding sequence ATGGATATCACCGAATTATTGGCATTTAGTGTGCAACATAAAGCATCAGATTTGCACTTATCATCAGGGGTATCACCTATGATACGTGTTGATGGTGATGTGCGACGAATTAATATACCAGCACTTGGAGATAAAGAAGTCAGCAGTCTGGTTTATGACATTATGAACGATAACCAGCGTAAGGACTATGAACAAAATCTCGAAGTGGATTTTTCTTTTGAAGTCCCTAATTTAGCACGTTTTCGTGTAAATGCCTTTAACTCTAATCGTGGTCCTGCTGCCGTGTTTCGTACTATCCCGAGTGATGTATTGACACTTGAAGATTTGGGCGCGCCGGAAATATTCAAACAAATTTCAGATAACCCACGAGGCTTAGTATTAGTTACCGGCCCTACAGGCTCTGGTAAGTCGACTACACTCGCAGCCATGGTGGACTATATAAATCAAAATAAACATCATCATGTACTGACCATTGAAGATCCTATCGAATTTGTGCACGATAATAAACTCAGCTTAATTAACCAGCGTGAAGTTCACCGCGATACACATAGTTTTTCTAATGCCTTGCGAAGTGCATTGCGTGAAGACCCTGATGTTATTTTGGTAGGTGAGTTACGAGATCTAGAAACTATTCGCCTTGCTATGACTGCTGCTGAAACTGGTCACTTAGTGTTTGGCACTTTGCATACCACGTCGGCACCTAAAACCATTGACCGTATTATTGATGTATTCCCTGGTGAAGAAAAAGATATGATCCGCTCTATGCTTTCTGAATCATTGCGTGCGGTTATCTCACAAACACTGATCAAAAAGGTCGGTGGAGGGCGAGTGGCTGCACACGAAATCATGTTGGCAACGCCTGCTATTCGTAACTTAATTCGTGAAGATAAAATTGCTCAAATGTACTCATCGATTCAAACCGGTGCGTCGCAGGGCATGCAAACCATGGATCAATGTTTAACAAACCTTGTTAACAGAGGCATTATCACTCACTCTGCGGCGTATACAAAAGCACAAGATAAGACGCAGTTTAGCGCTTAA